From the Erythrolamprus reginae isolate rEryReg1 chromosome Z, rEryReg1.hap1, whole genome shotgun sequence genome, one window contains:
- the LOC139175890 gene encoding alveolar macrophage chemotactic factor-like, which translates to MAEGALLQNIVLTPRRKMARQLLSTSFLLLFLFMVLMPSTGNALLPRNLHENGNRCECIATTATATLRSRISSIHLIQPRPHCNVLQAIATLKTGVKVCLDPEAQWVKRIVQSVLNRENQ; encoded by the exons ATGGCTGAGGGAGCACTCTTACAGAACATCGTCCTGACTCCTCGACGCAAGATGGCCCGTCAACTCTTAAGCACGTCTTTTCTGCTTCTTTTCCTCTTCATGGTCCTGATGCCATCAACCGGAAACGCCTTGCTTCCCCGGA ATCTCCATGAGAATGGAAACAGGTGCGAGTGTATCGCCACTACAGCCACTGCAACCTTACGAAGCCGTATTAGTTCCATACATTTAATTCAGCCAAGACCACACTGCAATGTTCTGCAAGCCAT AGCTACCTTGAAGACTGGGGTCAAAGTCTGCCTGGATCCAGAAGCTCAATGGGTCAAACGCATTGTCCAGAGTGTGCTGAACAGG